A single window of Salmo salar chromosome ssa21, Ssal_v3.1, whole genome shotgun sequence DNA harbors:
- the marchf4b gene encoding membrane associated ring-CH-type finger 4b, producing MLRGLDMLKSRCCVLFGDLKVLLLRTPTPVSIPTTGHIPDSHVVPSEVSVPDNNTLTAHEGQRDVWTAPPPGAANGPERDRLSGWVDAAATEPSEVLHCSGSSDSWAKDKLEQRFSLCSYSESGSIRTPVCRICFQGPETGELLSPCRCSGSVRCTHQPCLIKWISERGSWACELCYYKYQVISISTRNPLQVSCYHASYYDKATDSEDLKTAATVRTLSQPQSSQRNQPGTGLGLSSAAAATATASPAAGIGLITQGSTEQAGGTAGPDQHCAAYNILQLLSHLRQPEAHGHPSHSTRELVMRVTTV from the exons ATGCTGCGTGGTCTGGACATGCTGAAGAGCCGCTGTTGCGTCCTATTTGGTGACCTGAAGGTGCTGTTACTCCGGACCCCGACTCCGGTATCGATCCCCACGACCGGACACATACCGGACAGCCACGTGGTCCCTTCAGAAGTCAGTGTACCGGACAACAACACGTTAACGGCCCATGAGGGGCAGCGGGACGTTTGGACTGCCCCGCCACCGGGGGCTGCCAACGGGCCGGAGAGAGACAGACTCTCAGGCTGGGTTGATGCGGCGGCGACAGAGCCGTCGGAGGTGTTACACTGCAGCGGCTCCTCTGATAGCTGGGCTAAGGACAAACTGGAACAGAGGTTCTCCTTGTGCAGTTATAGTGAGAGTGGCAGCATCAGGACACCTGTCTGCAGGATCTGCTTCCAGGGACCTGAAACG GGGGAGCTGCTGAGCCCGTGTCGCTGCAGTGGGTCGGTCCGCTGTACCCACCAGCCCTGCCTCATCAAGTGGATCAGTGAGAGAGGATCCTGGGCCTGTGAGCTCTGCTACTACAAGTACCAGGTCATCAGCATCAGCACCAGGAACCCACTACAGGTGAGCTGCTACCACGCCA GCTACTACGACAAGGCCACTGACAGTGAGGACCTGAAGACAGCAGCCACGGTGCGGACTCTCTCTCAGCCTCAGTCTAGCCAGAGAAACCAGCCTGGGACAGGACTAGGTCTATCCTCCGCTGCTGCCGCCACGGCTACAGCATCACCGGCCGCAGGGATAGGGCTGATCACACAGGgctccactgagcaggccggtgGGACAGCTGGACCAGACCAACACTGTGCTGCCTACAATATCCTCCAGCTCCTCAGCCACCTGAGGCAGCCAGAGGCCCACGGCCACCCCAGCCACAGCACCCGGGAGCTGGTCATGAGAGTCACTACAGTCTGA